In Mangifera indica cultivar Alphonso chromosome 1, CATAS_Mindica_2.1, whole genome shotgun sequence, a single genomic region encodes these proteins:
- the LOC123222805 gene encoding scarecrow-like transcription factor PAT1 isoform X1, giving the protein MHPLIVLKQTQRHGYLQIFVSSLNRNQTPNLKHDKVQHKMGVRSFSTSPCKSEGAHLSVETFEQYCTLDSSSGTGGYPAVNSPSTASFSPPKSPSSWPNSQLYASDLKHSPDETSQSPVHDSCVIDDEDDLRHKIKELESVMLGPDSDNCDVYSNSSPSGLQILPESEKWNYVIEMLSRGDLREVLCSCAKSIENSDMYTTECLMTELRQMVSVSGEPVQRLGAYMLEGLVAKLASTGSSIYKALRCKEPASAELFSYMHLLYEICPYFKFGYMSANGAIAEAMKDESEVHIIDFQIAQGTQWIILIIALASRPGGPPKVRITGIDDSTSAYARGGGLEIVGKRLSKLAEAYKVPFEFHPAAMSGSDIQLENLGVRPGEAIAVNFALMLHHMPDESVSTLNHRDRLLRLAKSLSPKVVTLVEQEANTNTAPFFNRFLETMNHYAAIFESVDVALPRDHKDRINVEQHCLAREIVNIIACEGPDRVERHELLGKWRYRFLMAGFTPYPLSPVVNATIKTLLESYNNKYTLEERDGALFLGWKNQAIVTSCAWS; this is encoded by the exons ATGCATCCACTGATCGTACTTAAACAAACTCAGAGACATGGATATTTGCAGATCTTTGTCTCATCTTTGAATCGGAATCAAACGCCAAATCTTAAGCACGACAAGGTTCAACATAAG ATGGGAGTCAGAAGTTTTTCAACCAGCCCGTGCAAGAG TGAAGGAGCGCACCTTTCTGTGGAGACTTTTGAACAATACTGCACCCTTGATTCTTCCTCCGGAACAGGTGGTTACCCTGCTGTTAATTCTCCATCTACTGCCAGTTTTTCACCTCCAAAGAGCCCAAGTTCATGGCCAAACTCTCAGTTGTACGCCTCGGACCTAAAACATTCACCTGACGAAACTAGCCAGTCACCAGTACATGACTCTTGTGTTATAGATGATGAGGATGACCTGAGGCACaagataaaagaattagaaaGTGTTATGCTTGGACCTGATTCAGACAACTGTGACGTATACAGCAACAGCAGTCCAAGTGGACTCCAAATCTTGCCAGAGTCAGAAAAGTGGAACTACGTGATTGAGATGTTGTCCAGAGGAGACTTAAGAGAGGTGCTTTGCAGTTGTGCAAAGTCTATAGAGAATAGTGATATGTACACAACCGAATGTTTGATGACAGAATTACGCCAGATGGTGTCTGTTTCTGGTGAGCCTGTCCAACGTTTAGGAGCTTACATGTTGGAGGGGCTTGTTGCAAAGTTAGCCTCCACAGGAAGTTCTATCTACAAAGCCCTGAGATGCAAAGAGCCTGCTAGTGCTGAACTCTTCTCATACATGCACTTACTGTACGAAATATGCCCATACTTCAAGTTTGGATATATGTCAGCAAATGGAGCAATTGCTGAAGCCATGAAGGATGAAAGTGAAGTCCAcataattgattttcaaattgcACAAGGAACCCAGTGGATCATACTTATTATTGCTCTTGCTTCTCGGCCAGGAGGGCCTCCAAAGGTCCGAATTACAGGCATTGATGATTCAACATCAGCTTATGCCAGGGGAGGAGGACTTGAAATTGTGGGCAAAAGACTGTCAAAGTTGGCAGAAGCATACAAGGTACCTTTCGAGTTCCATCCTGCTGCAATGTCGGGCTCCGATATCCAACTTGAAAACCTTGGAGTTCGACCTGGTGAAGCTATTGCTGTGAATTTTGCTTTGATGCTACACCACATGCCAGATGAAAGTGTGAGCACCCTGAATCATCGAGACAGACTTCTGAGGTTGGCGAAGAGCTTATCTCCTAAGGTGGTCACTCTTGTTGAACAAGAAGCGAATACAAATACTGCCCCATTTTTCAATCGTTTCCTTGAGACAATGAATCATTATGCAGCTATCTTTGAATCAGTTGATGTTGCTCTACCAAGAGATCACAAGGATCGAATCAATGTTGAGCAGCACTGCCTGGCCCGGGAGATTGTCAACATTATAGCATGTGAAGGACCTGACAGAGTGGAACGTCATGAGCTTCTAGGCAAGTGGAGATACCGTTTCCTGATGGCAGGGTTTACACCTTATCCATTAAGTCCTGTTGTGAATGCAACCATCAAAACTCTGCTGGAGAGCTACAACAACAAATACACGCTTGAAGAAAGAGATGGGGCACTCTTTCTTGGCTGGAAAAACCAAGCTATAGTCACTTCTTGTGCATGGAGTTGA
- the LOC123222805 gene encoding scarecrow-like transcription factor PAT1 isoform X3 produces the protein MGVRSFSTSPCKSEGAHLSVETFEQYCTLDSSSGTGGYPAVNSPSTASFSPPKSPSSWPNSQLYASDLKHSPDETSQSPVHDSCVIDDEDDLRHKIKELESVMLGPDSDNCDVYSNSSPSGLQILPESEKWNYVIEMLSRGDLREVLCSCAKSIENSDMYTTECLMTELRQMVSVSGEPVQRLGAYMLEGLVAKLASTGSSIYKALRCKEPASAELFSYMHLLYEICPYFKFGYMSANGAIAEAMKDESEVHIIDFQIAQGTQWIILIIALASRPGGPPKVRITGIDDSTSAYARGGGLEIVGKRLSKLAEAYKVPFEFHPAAMSGSDIQLENLGVRPGEAIAVNFALMLHHMPDESVSTLNHRDRLLRLAKSLSPKVVTLVEQEANTNTAPFFNRFLETMNHYAAIFESVDVALPRDHKDRINVEQHCLAREIVNIIACEGPDRVERHELLGKWRYRFLMAGFTPYPLSPVVNATIKTLLESYNNKYTLEERDGALFLGWKNQAIVTSCAWS, from the exons ATGGGAGTCAGAAGTTTTTCAACCAGCCCGTGCAAGAG TGAAGGAGCGCACCTTTCTGTGGAGACTTTTGAACAATACTGCACCCTTGATTCTTCCTCCGGAACAGGTGGTTACCCTGCTGTTAATTCTCCATCTACTGCCAGTTTTTCACCTCCAAAGAGCCCAAGTTCATGGCCAAACTCTCAGTTGTACGCCTCGGACCTAAAACATTCACCTGACGAAACTAGCCAGTCACCAGTACATGACTCTTGTGTTATAGATGATGAGGATGACCTGAGGCACaagataaaagaattagaaaGTGTTATGCTTGGACCTGATTCAGACAACTGTGACGTATACAGCAACAGCAGTCCAAGTGGACTCCAAATCTTGCCAGAGTCAGAAAAGTGGAACTACGTGATTGAGATGTTGTCCAGAGGAGACTTAAGAGAGGTGCTTTGCAGTTGTGCAAAGTCTATAGAGAATAGTGATATGTACACAACCGAATGTTTGATGACAGAATTACGCCAGATGGTGTCTGTTTCTGGTGAGCCTGTCCAACGTTTAGGAGCTTACATGTTGGAGGGGCTTGTTGCAAAGTTAGCCTCCACAGGAAGTTCTATCTACAAAGCCCTGAGATGCAAAGAGCCTGCTAGTGCTGAACTCTTCTCATACATGCACTTACTGTACGAAATATGCCCATACTTCAAGTTTGGATATATGTCAGCAAATGGAGCAATTGCTGAAGCCATGAAGGATGAAAGTGAAGTCCAcataattgattttcaaattgcACAAGGAACCCAGTGGATCATACTTATTATTGCTCTTGCTTCTCGGCCAGGAGGGCCTCCAAAGGTCCGAATTACAGGCATTGATGATTCAACATCAGCTTATGCCAGGGGAGGAGGACTTGAAATTGTGGGCAAAAGACTGTCAAAGTTGGCAGAAGCATACAAGGTACCTTTCGAGTTCCATCCTGCTGCAATGTCGGGCTCCGATATCCAACTTGAAAACCTTGGAGTTCGACCTGGTGAAGCTATTGCTGTGAATTTTGCTTTGATGCTACACCACATGCCAGATGAAAGTGTGAGCACCCTGAATCATCGAGACAGACTTCTGAGGTTGGCGAAGAGCTTATCTCCTAAGGTGGTCACTCTTGTTGAACAAGAAGCGAATACAAATACTGCCCCATTTTTCAATCGTTTCCTTGAGACAATGAATCATTATGCAGCTATCTTTGAATCAGTTGATGTTGCTCTACCAAGAGATCACAAGGATCGAATCAATGTTGAGCAGCACTGCCTGGCCCGGGAGATTGTCAACATTATAGCATGTGAAGGACCTGACAGAGTGGAACGTCATGAGCTTCTAGGCAAGTGGAGATACCGTTTCCTGATGGCAGGGTTTACACCTTATCCATTAAGTCCTGTTGTGAATGCAACCATCAAAACTCTGCTGGAGAGCTACAACAACAAATACACGCTTGAAGAAAGAGATGGGGCACTCTTTCTTGGCTGGAAAAACCAAGCTATAGTCACTTCTTGTGCATGGAGTTGA
- the LOC123222805 gene encoding scarecrow-like transcription factor PAT1 isoform X2, which translates to MRTSQKHTFSDGSQKFFNQPVQEVTSFVRPPLQNLDHSLCSDDSSEGAHLSVETFEQYCTLDSSSGTGGYPAVNSPSTASFSPPKSPSSWPNSQLYASDLKHSPDETSQSPVHDSCVIDDEDDLRHKIKELESVMLGPDSDNCDVYSNSSPSGLQILPESEKWNYVIEMLSRGDLREVLCSCAKSIENSDMYTTECLMTELRQMVSVSGEPVQRLGAYMLEGLVAKLASTGSSIYKALRCKEPASAELFSYMHLLYEICPYFKFGYMSANGAIAEAMKDESEVHIIDFQIAQGTQWIILIIALASRPGGPPKVRITGIDDSTSAYARGGGLEIVGKRLSKLAEAYKVPFEFHPAAMSGSDIQLENLGVRPGEAIAVNFALMLHHMPDESVSTLNHRDRLLRLAKSLSPKVVTLVEQEANTNTAPFFNRFLETMNHYAAIFESVDVALPRDHKDRINVEQHCLAREIVNIIACEGPDRVERHELLGKWRYRFLMAGFTPYPLSPVVNATIKTLLESYNNKYTLEERDGALFLGWKNQAIVTSCAWS; encoded by the coding sequence ATGCGAACATCTCAGAAACATACATTTTCAGATGGGAGTCAGAAGTTTTTCAACCAGCCCGTGCAAGAGGTAACCTCGTTTGTTAGGCCTCCCCTTCAGAATTTAGACCACAGCTTATGCTCTGATGATAGCAGTGAAGGAGCGCACCTTTCTGTGGAGACTTTTGAACAATACTGCACCCTTGATTCTTCCTCCGGAACAGGTGGTTACCCTGCTGTTAATTCTCCATCTACTGCCAGTTTTTCACCTCCAAAGAGCCCAAGTTCATGGCCAAACTCTCAGTTGTACGCCTCGGACCTAAAACATTCACCTGACGAAACTAGCCAGTCACCAGTACATGACTCTTGTGTTATAGATGATGAGGATGACCTGAGGCACaagataaaagaattagaaaGTGTTATGCTTGGACCTGATTCAGACAACTGTGACGTATACAGCAACAGCAGTCCAAGTGGACTCCAAATCTTGCCAGAGTCAGAAAAGTGGAACTACGTGATTGAGATGTTGTCCAGAGGAGACTTAAGAGAGGTGCTTTGCAGTTGTGCAAAGTCTATAGAGAATAGTGATATGTACACAACCGAATGTTTGATGACAGAATTACGCCAGATGGTGTCTGTTTCTGGTGAGCCTGTCCAACGTTTAGGAGCTTACATGTTGGAGGGGCTTGTTGCAAAGTTAGCCTCCACAGGAAGTTCTATCTACAAAGCCCTGAGATGCAAAGAGCCTGCTAGTGCTGAACTCTTCTCATACATGCACTTACTGTACGAAATATGCCCATACTTCAAGTTTGGATATATGTCAGCAAATGGAGCAATTGCTGAAGCCATGAAGGATGAAAGTGAAGTCCAcataattgattttcaaattgcACAAGGAACCCAGTGGATCATACTTATTATTGCTCTTGCTTCTCGGCCAGGAGGGCCTCCAAAGGTCCGAATTACAGGCATTGATGATTCAACATCAGCTTATGCCAGGGGAGGAGGACTTGAAATTGTGGGCAAAAGACTGTCAAAGTTGGCAGAAGCATACAAGGTACCTTTCGAGTTCCATCCTGCTGCAATGTCGGGCTCCGATATCCAACTTGAAAACCTTGGAGTTCGACCTGGTGAAGCTATTGCTGTGAATTTTGCTTTGATGCTACACCACATGCCAGATGAAAGTGTGAGCACCCTGAATCATCGAGACAGACTTCTGAGGTTGGCGAAGAGCTTATCTCCTAAGGTGGTCACTCTTGTTGAACAAGAAGCGAATACAAATACTGCCCCATTTTTCAATCGTTTCCTTGAGACAATGAATCATTATGCAGCTATCTTTGAATCAGTTGATGTTGCTCTACCAAGAGATCACAAGGATCGAATCAATGTTGAGCAGCACTGCCTGGCCCGGGAGATTGTCAACATTATAGCATGTGAAGGACCTGACAGAGTGGAACGTCATGAGCTTCTAGGCAAGTGGAGATACCGTTTCCTGATGGCAGGGTTTACACCTTATCCATTAAGTCCTGTTGTGAATGCAACCATCAAAACTCTGCTGGAGAGCTACAACAACAAATACACGCTTGAAGAAAGAGATGGGGCACTCTTTCTTGGCTGGAAAAACCAAGCTATAGTCACTTCTTGTGCATGGAGTTGA